One window of Bacillus alkalicellulosilyticus genomic DNA carries:
- a CDS encoding MFS transporter — protein MARITEWKPEDPAFWEKEGKKHAKRNLYISIPTLMLAFIVWQIWSIVAVRLNDIGFQFTAEQLFTLAAVPGLVGASLRFIYTFAVGKFGGRNWVVFSTGILAIPALGIGFAVQNPDTPYWVMLTLAALCGLGGGNFSSALANISFFFPKKEKGTALGINGGLGNMGVSVVQFVTPLIITIGTFSFIGGEAQVLPDGSQIWLQNAAFFWVGPIILMTIIAWFGMDNLPTSKQSVSDQFVIVKRKHTWIMTWLYVATFGSFIGYAAAFPLLLKSQFPEYVSLAFLGAFLAAAFRPFGGWLSDKFGGALVTTIVLFMMGAGALSVIYFTGQQLFIGFIISFLVLFIAAGMGSGSTFQMIPIIFPVKEAAPVLGFTAAFAAYGSFFIPKLFGWSVANTGTPITALYFFIAFYAVSIVINWYYYQRKNAEVRIMGKQEDEVSEKAAS, from the coding sequence ATGGCAAGAATTACAGAGTGGAAACCAGAAGATCCCGCGTTTTGGGAAAAAGAAGGAAAAAAACATGCAAAGAGAAACTTATATATTTCAATACCAACGTTAATGCTCGCTTTTATCGTTTGGCAAATTTGGTCCATCGTTGCTGTTCGATTAAATGATATTGGCTTTCAATTCACAGCAGAACAATTATTTACACTAGCAGCTGTTCCTGGGCTAGTAGGGGCGTCACTACGCTTCATCTATACCTTTGCTGTCGGTAAATTTGGTGGTAGAAACTGGGTTGTCTTTTCAACTGGTATCTTAGCTATCCCTGCTTTAGGAATTGGATTTGCCGTTCAAAACCCAGATACACCATATTGGGTGATGTTAACACTAGCTGCGCTTTGTGGACTTGGTGGCGGTAACTTCTCATCTGCGTTAGCTAACATTAGCTTTTTCTTCCCTAAAAAAGAAAAAGGAACGGCTCTTGGAATTAACGGTGGTCTTGGAAACATGGGGGTATCCGTTGTTCAATTCGTAACACCACTTATTATTACAATCGGTACATTTTCTTTTATTGGTGGAGAAGCACAAGTATTACCTGATGGATCTCAAATTTGGTTACAAAATGCGGCGTTCTTTTGGGTAGGACCTATTATCTTAATGACTATCATTGCATGGTTTGGAATGGATAATCTTCCAACGTCTAAACAATCTGTGAGTGACCAGTTTGTTATTGTGAAGCGTAAGCATACATGGATTATGACTTGGTTATATGTAGCAACATTCGGTTCATTCATTGGTTATGCAGCAGCATTCCCACTTTTATTAAAATCTCAATTTCCTGAGTATGTCTCTTTAGCTTTCTTAGGTGCTTTTCTAGCAGCAGCGTTCCGGCCTTTTGGTGGATGGTTATCAGATAAGTTTGGTGGAGCACTTGTAACAACAATCGTATTATTTATGATGGGTGCTGGAGCACTATCTGTTATTTATTTCACGGGTCAGCAATTGTTTATTGGGTTCATCATTTCATTCCTTGTGTTATTTATCGCAGCCGGAATGGGTTCAGGGTCAACATTCCAAATGATTCCGATTATATTCCCTGTGAAAGAAGCTGCTCCTGTCCTTGGTTTCACTGCAGCATTTGCAGCATATGGTTCTTTCTTCATTCCGAAATTATTTGGTTGGTCTGTAGCAAATACAGGAACACCAATTACAGCTCTATACTTCTTTATCGCTTTTTATGCCGTATCTATCGTCATCAATTGGTATTACTACCAACGTAAAAATGCAGAAGTAAGAATTATGGGCAAACAAGAAGATGAAGTTTCTGAAAAGGCTGCGAGTTAA
- a CDS encoding ABC transporter ATP-binding protein, whose product MTKNRKGTQPPEKPKQFGHGPMPPGEKPKEFKKTFYRLLRYLKPRKSQLIVVFIASIFATLFTVISPKLLGDATSSIFDSFMSGTSVDFGFIGQLLIILLLLYFASSLFSFLQQYIMASVAQLTIAEMRQEVNEKITRLPLQYFDNHSHGDLLSRAVNDIDNINNSLQQALTQVITSVITVIGIIVMMLFISPLLTLVVFVTIPLSLFIIKSVASYSQKHFENQQNELGEINGHIEEMFSGHQIVKAYGREDDSINEFDKINERLYHAGWKAQFISGIMMPMMMFVSNIGYILVSIAGGLLVLNGSIRIGDVQAFIQYSQQISHPMAQIAGIANMIQTALASAERIFKLLDEEEEKEEIPASISLENLRGDVSFEKITFGYDKTKPIIKEVSVDVKEGQTVAIVGPTGAGKTTLINLLMRFYELNQGAIKIDNVPISSLSREQVRSLFAMVLQDTWLFNGTIRDNIAYGNEDATEEDIILAAKKAYADDFIRTLPEGYDTILTEDAANISQGQRQLLTIARAILAKPKILLLDEATSSVDTRTEMNIQKAMNEFMVGHTSFVIAHRLSTIQDADLILVLHQGNIVEKGTHQQLLTEKGYYADLYYSQFSTEESAS is encoded by the coding sequence ATGACAAAAAATAGAAAGGGTACTCAGCCTCCTGAGAAACCTAAGCAATTCGGTCATGGCCCAATGCCACCTGGAGAAAAGCCGAAGGAGTTCAAAAAAACTTTCTATCGATTGCTTCGGTATTTAAAACCAAGAAAATCACAACTTATTGTTGTATTCATAGCTTCTATTTTTGCAACTTTGTTTACAGTTATCAGCCCTAAACTACTTGGTGATGCAACTTCGTCGATTTTTGATAGTTTCATGTCGGGTACAAGCGTAGATTTTGGCTTTATAGGTCAACTGCTTATTATCCTACTTTTATTATATTTTGCATCTTCTTTATTTTCATTTTTGCAACAATATATTATGGCTAGTGTGGCACAGCTAACCATTGCGGAAATGCGACAAGAGGTCAATGAGAAAATAACAAGACTTCCGTTACAATATTTTGATAATCATTCGCATGGTGACTTATTAAGCCGGGCTGTTAATGATATTGATAACATCAACAACTCGTTACAACAGGCACTTACACAAGTCATTACTTCTGTAATTACCGTTATCGGGATTATTGTGATGATGTTATTCATAAGCCCGTTATTAACCTTAGTCGTGTTTGTTACCATTCCACTTAGTTTGTTTATCATCAAATCTGTTGCTTCTTACTCACAAAAACATTTCGAAAATCAACAAAATGAACTTGGTGAGATTAATGGACATATTGAAGAAATGTTTTCGGGCCATCAAATTGTAAAAGCATATGGTCGTGAAGATGATTCGATTAACGAATTCGATAAGATTAATGAAAGACTTTATCATGCTGGTTGGAAAGCCCAATTTATTTCTGGGATTATGATGCCTATGATGATGTTTGTTAGTAATATAGGTTATATTCTTGTTAGTATTGCCGGTGGTCTCTTAGTATTAAATGGCAGTATCCGAATTGGGGATGTCCAGGCTTTTATCCAATATTCTCAGCAAATTTCTCATCCGATGGCTCAAATTGCGGGAATAGCCAATATGATTCAAACCGCTTTAGCTTCTGCTGAACGTATATTTAAGTTGCTTGATGAAGAAGAAGAAAAAGAAGAAATACCTGCTTCCATCTCTCTTGAGAACTTACGAGGCGATGTCTCATTTGAAAAGATTACGTTTGGTTATGATAAAACAAAGCCAATTATTAAAGAAGTAAGTGTAGATGTGAAGGAAGGGCAAACCGTAGCAATAGTCGGTCCAACAGGGGCAGGAAAAACGACATTAATCAATTTACTAATGCGCTTTTATGAACTAAATCAAGGTGCAATTAAAATTGATAACGTCCCAATCTCGTCGTTATCAAGAGAGCAAGTCCGAAGTTTGTTTGCTATGGTTTTACAAGATACATGGTTATTCAATGGGACAATCCGTGACAACATTGCTTATGGGAATGAAGATGCAACAGAAGAAGACATTATTTTAGCAGCTAAAAAAGCGTATGCAGATGACTTTATTCGAACGTTGCCAGAAGGGTATGACACGATTTTAACTGAAGACGCCGCTAACATTTCCCAAGGTCAAAGACAGCTCCTAACGATAGCAAGAGCAATTTTGGCAAAGCCCAAAATACTTCTATTGGATGAGGCAACGAGTAGTGTTGATACAAGAACAGAAATGAATATTCAAAAAGCAATGAATGAATTCATGGTAGGGCATACGAGCTTTGTTATTGCCCATCGCTTATCAACGATTCAGGATGCAGACCTCATTTTAGTTTTGCATCAAGGAAATATCGTAGAAAAAGGAACACATCAACAATTGCTTACAGAAAAAGGATATTATGCTGATTTATATTATAGTCAATTTTCAACTGAAGAATCAGCGAGTTAA
- a CDS encoding ABC transporter ATP-binding protein, whose translation MLALIKYLKPYRMQIIAVLVFTLGAILLELYLPTLMADVVDIGIVNEDIPFILQTGGWMIIYSILAVLLTIAVTYFASKIALGFGRDLRRKLFVHVENFSLEEYEKIGPASLITRTTNDIKQIQDVLNMMLRMMTRAPLMLVGGIILAVSRDAMLSLIFLGALPVLAGIIFFISKKAIPLFGVLQQKTDRLNLILRESLIGVRVIRAFNRVSFEKNRFNEANHDYRDVGIKVNKIIAFLFPVMLLIMNFTNVAIVWFGSIRIDAGAMQVGNLMAFLQYAMMILMSLVMLSMAFVMIPRAQASAKRVNEIILQQPNIKDSEQPVSLEYINGTVSFKNVTFHYTGAEKPALEEISFTAKPGNITAIIGSTGAGKSTLAKLIPRFYDTTSGSVEIGGNDIRTISQKELRQLIGYVPQKASLFTGTIAENIRYGKDDATDDDILLAIEKAQATEFVIDRENGIHSAIEQAGVNLSGGQKQRLSIARAFVRQPKIYIFDDSTSALDYKTEAKMRKVIEKEAKESTFILIAQRIQSIIHADQIIVLNEGKIAGVGTHDELVKTNAVYQEIYQSQKTEGESA comes from the coding sequence ATGTTAGCATTAATCAAATATTTAAAACCATATCGAATGCAAATTATTGCGGTTCTTGTGTTTACATTAGGAGCGATTTTATTAGAGTTATACTTACCTACATTAATGGCGGATGTAGTAGACATTGGAATTGTCAACGAAGATATTCCGTTTATTCTACAAACAGGAGGTTGGATGATTATCTATTCCATACTCGCTGTTTTACTAACGATTGCGGTCACTTACTTTGCATCAAAAATTGCCTTAGGATTCGGAAGGGATCTTCGTAGAAAACTATTTGTTCATGTAGAAAACTTTTCCCTAGAAGAATATGAAAAAATAGGACCGGCTTCATTAATAACTAGAACAACGAATGATATCAAACAAATTCAAGATGTCTTAAATATGATGCTGAGGATGATGACAAGAGCCCCACTCATGTTGGTGGGGGGAATTATTCTAGCTGTGTCTCGTGATGCCATGCTATCTTTAATTTTTTTAGGGGCTTTGCCTGTATTGGCAGGCATTATCTTTTTCATTTCGAAAAAAGCAATTCCTTTATTTGGGGTCCTTCAACAAAAAACGGACCGATTAAATTTAATATTACGTGAATCTTTAATTGGGGTTCGTGTCATTCGTGCATTTAATCGTGTCTCTTTTGAGAAAAATCGGTTTAATGAGGCAAACCATGACTATCGAGATGTAGGGATAAAAGTCAATAAAATTATTGCGTTTCTTTTTCCGGTTATGTTATTGATTATGAACTTTACCAATGTTGCTATTGTTTGGTTTGGTTCCATTCGTATTGATGCAGGAGCGATGCAAGTAGGAAACTTAATGGCATTTTTACAGTATGCGATGATGATTTTAATGTCATTGGTTATGTTGTCTATGGCATTTGTGATGATTCCGAGAGCTCAGGCTTCTGCTAAGCGTGTAAATGAAATCATACTTCAACAACCGAATATTAAAGATTCCGAACAACCTGTTTCCTTGGAATACATCAATGGTACGGTTTCCTTTAAAAATGTGACGTTTCACTATACTGGTGCGGAAAAACCAGCACTTGAAGAGATAAGCTTTACCGCAAAACCTGGAAACATTACAGCTATAATTGGCAGTACTGGGGCAGGTAAAAGTACGTTAGCTAAATTAATTCCACGTTTTTATGATACGACTTCAGGTTCTGTTGAAATTGGTGGGAATGATATCCGTACGATTTCTCAAAAGGAGCTTAGGCAGTTAATAGGGTATGTGCCTCAAAAAGCATCGCTGTTTACAGGTACAATTGCTGAAAATATCCGTTATGGAAAAGATGATGCGACAGATGACGATATACTGTTGGCGATTGAGAAAGCACAAGCAACTGAATTTGTGATAGACCGAGAAAACGGAATTCATTCTGCTATCGAGCAAGCTGGTGTGAACTTATCGGGTGGTCAAAAACAAAGGTTATCGATTGCAAGAGCATTTGTTCGACAACCTAAAATCTATATATTTGATGATAGTACATCAGCGCTAGATTATAAAACAGAGGCAAAAATGCGAAAAGTCATTGAAAAAGAGGCCAAGGAAAGTACCTTTATTTTAATCGCACAACGAATCCAAAGTATCATCCACGCTGACCAAATCATTGTTCTTAATGAAGGGAAAATAGCTGGTGTTGGTACACATGACGAGTTAGTAAAGACGAACGCCGTTTATCAAGAAATTTATCAATCTCAAAAGACAGAGGGGGAGAGTGCATGA
- a CDS encoding molybdopterin-dependent oxidoreductase, whose protein sequence is MESYIQQESGVFPSVCSLDCPDQCGLLIHKKNGKIVKIEGDPVHPVTQGHICNKVRHMPDRIYDKKRLKYPMKRIGKKGEGKFERISWSEAIEVITSKWKKLIKDYGAETILPYSFYGNMGRLSAEGIDRRFFHTLGASRLDQTICSAAGSVGYSYTMGGSLGTDPEQTVHSKLIIFWGINAVSTNMHQVALAQKARKNGAKIVVIDVHKNQTGRLADWFIPIEPGTDAALALGIMNILFEENMADESFLELHTIGHKELQEHVRQYDPHTVSSITGVSVSDLYELARLYGTTNPSFIRIGNGLQHHDNGGMAVRTIACLPAITGQWNQRGGGAIKGNGSYLRHNVEALRRPDLLKEPTRMINMNLLGQALVDMNPPIHSLFVYNSNPALVTPDGNKVREGLARKDLFTVVHDLFLTETAMYADVVLPATSSFENTDFFTSYWHHYIHYHVPVIHPYEESKSNSDVFRLLAASFNFNDPVLHDSDDELINQAFTETNNKYIEHITLNDLRSEKYIKAKDTENFLQSLPTASGKIELYSSTMEQLGLPPLPTYMPLKKEEEEGGDFWFIPAPNHNFLNSTFSNNNKHITLEKNPKLFMNHKDADRLGIENGEKVKISNHRGECMIMASVGDSVLPGVVVSQGLWADKDGENYFVNALTPDRLSDMGGGATFFSGRVNINKVDL, encoded by the coding sequence ATGGAAAGTTATATACAGCAAGAAAGTGGTGTATTCCCTTCGGTTTGCTCATTGGATTGTCCCGATCAATGCGGTCTTCTTATACATAAGAAAAATGGGAAAATCGTTAAAATTGAAGGGGATCCTGTACATCCGGTTACACAAGGTCATATCTGCAATAAAGTAAGACATATGCCCGATAGAATATATGATAAAAAACGGCTAAAGTACCCTATGAAAAGAATAGGAAAGAAGGGCGAAGGGAAATTTGAACGAATCTCATGGTCTGAAGCAATCGAAGTCATTACTTCAAAATGGAAGAAACTAATAAAAGACTATGGTGCTGAAACGATTCTTCCTTATAGCTTTTATGGAAACATGGGGAGACTAAGTGCTGAAGGCATTGATAGACGTTTCTTTCATACGTTAGGAGCAAGCAGACTTGACCAGACCATTTGTTCGGCAGCCGGTTCTGTCGGCTATAGCTACACGATGGGCGGGAGTCTTGGAACGGACCCTGAGCAAACTGTCCATTCGAAGCTTATTATTTTTTGGGGGATAAATGCGGTAAGCACAAATATGCACCAAGTAGCGCTTGCTCAAAAAGCACGTAAAAACGGAGCAAAAATTGTGGTCATAGATGTTCATAAAAATCAAACGGGACGTCTGGCCGATTGGTTTATTCCTATTGAACCCGGTACAGATGCTGCTTTAGCTCTTGGAATCATGAATATTCTGTTTGAAGAAAACATGGCTGATGAATCGTTTTTAGAATTACATACGATAGGCCATAAGGAATTACAGGAACATGTGCGCCAATATGACCCACATACCGTTTCTTCAATAACAGGTGTTTCTGTATCAGATTTGTATGAACTTGCAAGGTTGTATGGTACGACAAACCCTTCCTTTATCCGTATTGGAAATGGATTACAGCATCATGATAATGGTGGAATGGCCGTACGGACAATTGCATGTTTGCCAGCTATAACTGGTCAATGGAACCAAAGAGGAGGGGGAGCAATAAAAGGAAATGGTAGTTACTTACGACATAATGTCGAAGCACTCCGTCGTCCTGACCTTCTTAAAGAACCAACGAGAATGATAAATATGAATCTCTTAGGTCAAGCCCTAGTAGACATGAATCCTCCCATTCATTCTCTATTTGTCTACAATAGTAATCCGGCTTTAGTAACTCCAGATGGAAATAAAGTAAGAGAAGGTTTGGCAAGGAAGGATTTATTTACGGTTGTTCACGACCTGTTTTTAACGGAGACGGCAATGTATGCGGATGTGGTACTTCCGGCGACTTCTTCCTTTGAAAACACGGATTTTTTCACATCTTACTGGCATCATTATATTCACTATCACGTACCAGTCATTCATCCGTATGAAGAAAGTAAATCAAACTCAGATGTGTTTCGGTTGTTAGCAGCTTCTTTCAACTTTAATGACCCTGTTTTACATGATTCAGATGATGAACTAATTAATCAAGCTTTTACGGAAACAAACAATAAATATATAGAACATATTACTTTAAATGATTTGCGTTCAGAGAAGTATATTAAGGCAAAGGATACGGAAAATTTCCTTCAATCCTTACCCACTGCTAGCGGTAAAATAGAGCTTTATTCTTCAACAATGGAACAACTTGGGCTACCACCTTTACCAACATATATGCCATTAAAAAAAGAGGAAGAGGAAGGAGGAGATTTTTGGTTTATACCAGCGCCAAACCATAATTTTCTGAATTCGACTTTTTCAAATAACAACAAACATATAACCCTTGAAAAAAACCCGAAGCTTTTTATGAATCATAAAGATGCGGATCGACTGGGGATAGAGAATGGTGAAAAAGTAAAAATCAGTAACCATAGGGGAGAATGTATGATAATGGCATCTGTAGGTGATAGTGTACTTCCTGGGGTTGTAGTTTCTCAAGGACTTTGGGCTGACAAGGATGGTGAAAACTATTTTGTTAATGCTTTAACACCAGATCGATTATCCGACATGGGCGGTGGCGCGACTTTTTTTTCAGGGCGCGTAAACATAAATAAGGTAGACTTATAA
- a CDS encoding 3'-5' exonuclease, whose amino-acid sequence MLTNDINQLVFFDFEMLCSNRGMAYEDMEAIRLGAVKYNTTSKTISTFERYIKPTTTSPLTTFCKKLTGITDEDLQDADDFKTVFTEFILWIEDIVSTRFYSWSPSDITRLAIDSKRHKLDATLITMIEKRYNDFQATFTKFVSKDNYSVENALQLFELPFVGEQHNPLFDAYNTLRIYLAYIDQPVLSDQIMLKQYFSYTLSHHPTEINEFLYTTIKQDIHFLLLNTEQIYTIREAKKKVKEIKRLARKYNNIMINRSGLFTETNRQLITCILSFYRELVSCYKEHRNFSSKIMILDDFMFEQFQQYYSKEG is encoded by the coding sequence ATGTTGACGAACGACATTAATCAACTTGTTTTTTTTGATTTTGAAATGCTTTGTTCAAATCGTGGGATGGCTTACGAAGATATGGAAGCGATTCGATTAGGCGCTGTAAAATATAATACGACTTCAAAGACCATTTCTACGTTCGAAAGATATATAAAACCTACAACAACGAGTCCACTTACAACGTTCTGTAAAAAGCTAACCGGAATTACAGACGAAGATTTACAGGATGCTGATGATTTTAAAACCGTCTTCACTGAGTTCATCTTATGGATTGAAGATATAGTGTCTACTCGCTTTTATTCCTGGTCACCAAGTGATATCACTCGTCTAGCGATAGATAGTAAACGCCATAAATTAGATGCTACATTAATTACAATGATTGAAAAAAGGTATAATGATTTTCAAGCCACCTTTACAAAATTTGTTTCAAAAGATAATTATTCAGTAGAGAATGCTCTACAACTTTTCGAACTACCTTTTGTTGGTGAACAACATAACCCATTATTTGATGCTTATAACACGTTGCGGATTTACCTTGCTTATATAGACCAACCTGTCCTATCTGACCAAATTATGCTTAAACAGTATTTCTCCTATACCTTATCACATCATCCTACTGAAATTAATGAATTTCTATACACTACGATTAAACAAGATATACACTTCTTACTTTTAAATACTGAACAAATCTATACGATTAGAGAAGCCAAAAAGAAGGTAAAAGAGATTAAACGACTTGCCCGTAAATATAACAACATTATGATAAACCGTTCAGGTCTTTTCACGGAGACAAATAGGCAATTAATTACTTGCATACTTTCATTTTACCGTGAATTAGTAAGTTGTTACAAAGAACACAGGAATTTCTCATCAAAAATTATGATTTTAGATGACTTTATGTTTGAACAATTTCAACAATATTATTCGAAGGAAGGATAA
- a CDS encoding dimethylarginine dimethylaminohydrolase family protein: MQTETLIHTYCSSEYDVLKQVILCEPEHMTIRDVINETQKKFKDVGIHIELAMKQHRNFVQTLKDHNIDVVLLPTKDKFPEQVFTRDIGFTLGNTIFVADMANNVRQGEEDVLKFWLEDEKISYFNLVGDMIEGGDVIIDQKSIYVGLSDRTNQNAIDHLQTIMPQYEIYTIPFTEKYLHLDCVFNILSPTVALIYSPALQQKEIDILASRYELIEVSEEEQFTLGTNVLSIGNKKVISLPVNQHVNSEMRKRGFEVIEVDITEIIKSGGSFRCCTLPTVRKGQPEMLHSTKI; encoded by the coding sequence ATGCAAACAGAGACATTAATTCATACCTATTGTAGTAGCGAATACGACGTGTTAAAACAAGTCATTCTATGTGAACCTGAGCATATGACGATTCGTGATGTCATAAATGAAACACAGAAAAAATTTAAAGATGTTGGTATCCATATAGAATTGGCAATGAAACAACACCGTAACTTTGTACAAACACTAAAAGACCATAATATAGATGTCGTATTATTACCTACCAAGGATAAGTTTCCTGAACAAGTGTTTACTCGCGATATAGGATTTACGCTGGGAAATACGATTTTTGTTGCTGATATGGCCAATAATGTTAGACAAGGAGAAGAAGATGTCTTAAAATTCTGGCTTGAAGACGAAAAGATTTCTTATTTTAATTTAGTGGGGGATATGATTGAAGGTGGCGATGTAATTATCGACCAAAAATCAATCTATGTTGGATTAAGTGACAGAACCAATCAAAACGCGATAGACCATCTTCAGACAATTATGCCCCAATATGAAATATATACGATTCCATTTACGGAAAAGTATCTTCATTTAGACTGTGTATTTAATATTCTTTCTCCAACCGTGGCACTTATTTATTCTCCTGCCCTACAACAGAAAGAAATTGACATACTTGCTTCACGCTATGAACTTATAGAGGTATCGGAAGAAGAGCAATTTACTCTTGGTACGAATGTGTTGTCGATTGGTAATAAAAAAGTAATAAGTTTGCCTGTAAACCAACATGTAAATTCGGAAATGAGAAAAAGAGGATTTGAGGTCATTGAAGTTGATATTACAGAAATTATAAAATCTGGCGGGTCATTTCGCTGTTGTACACTTCCTACTGTTCGAAAAGGACAACCGGAAATGCTTCACTCTACAAAGATATAA
- a CDS encoding ATP-dependent DNA helicase: MKTTLPFSISKTENFFDRLGDYVGDVFYDILPDQGYELRDEQIFMAFQLEHAFKHKSTIFAEAGVGTGKTFVYLLYAICYARYMRKPAIISCADETLIEQLVKKGGDIEKLEKALNLKVDVRLAKAREQYVCVKKLDDYFGNSDDDHTLRVHENIPSFVYNSSASMSSFSRYGDRKEYPWVPNDIWQHLAWDPLQQCSTCDFRHRCGQTLNRNYYREAVDLVVCSHDFYMEHVWTKESRKREGQIPLLPEASCVVFDEGHLLEFSAQKALTYRFHAETLTNVLTGYMNQNVREESLFVIEDILQLHDEWFDLLKSTAKRVEGSERREVPFSESMMKVVNILDDKVHQLLEQLVFDSELYTIEEYQVKIIEEYLEFFSYGLSILKKEDQAIYWLEETDKDTTFVILPRLVEDVLKKEVFSQNIPFVFSSATMSRAGDFTYISKSLGIENYTSFTVASPFDYDQQMKINGHIQKTEDEKWKNIYSELQKWGGKSLVLFPSLEEMARFRLWSEKETMELNVLYEGDQEISEIVKEFQENEASILCSYHLWEGLDVPGQSLSQVIISSLPFPPKDPVFEAKRNYAKNSIEEVDTPYMLLRLRQGLGRLIRTSTDHGIAHLWLTDLEKEMYIDEIEKILPVPLSWK; the protein is encoded by the coding sequence ATGAAAACTACTTTACCATTTTCGATTTCAAAGACAGAAAACTTTTTTGACCGATTAGGTGATTATGTTGGTGATGTATTTTATGACATATTACCTGATCAAGGCTATGAATTACGTGACGAACAAATTTTTATGGCCTTTCAATTAGAACATGCCTTTAAACATAAAAGTACAATATTTGCTGAAGCGGGCGTAGGTACGGGTAAAACGTTTGTCTATTTACTGTATGCTATTTGCTATGCTAGATATATGAGAAAACCTGCTATCATTTCCTGTGCGGATGAAACCTTAATTGAACAGCTTGTAAAAAAAGGTGGAGATATCGAAAAGCTCGAGAAGGCACTTAACCTTAAAGTAGATGTCCGTTTAGCGAAGGCAAGAGAACAGTATGTTTGTGTGAAGAAATTAGATGATTATTTTGGGAACTCTGATGATGACCATACTTTACGTGTACATGAAAACATCCCTAGTTTTGTTTATAACTCTAGTGCATCAATGAGTTCATTTTCGCGTTATGGTGACCGAAAGGAATACCCATGGGTACCAAATGACATTTGGCAACACCTGGCGTGGGACCCGTTACAACAATGTTCAACGTGTGACTTTAGGCATCGTTGTGGACAAACATTAAACCGTAACTATTACCGTGAGGCCGTAGATTTAGTCGTTTGTTCTCATGATTTTTATATGGAACATGTTTGGACGAAGGAATCGAGAAAACGTGAAGGGCAAATTCCGTTATTGCCCGAGGCCAGCTGTGTTGTATTTGATGAAGGTCACCTTCTTGAATTTTCTGCCCAAAAGGCGCTTACTTATCGCTTTCATGCCGAAACGTTAACCAATGTACTAACTGGGTATATGAACCAAAATGTTCGAGAAGAATCCCTGTTTGTAATTGAAGATATCTTACAATTACACGATGAATGGTTTGACTTATTAAAAAGTACTGCAAAACGAGTTGAAGGATCAGAACGTCGAGAAGTACCATTTTCAGAAAGTATGATGAAAGTTGTAAATATATTGGACGATAAAGTACATCAGCTTTTAGAACAGCTTGTATTTGATTCGGAATTGTACACGATCGAAGAATATCAAGTGAAAATTATAGAAGAGTATTTGGAATTCTTTTCTTATGGATTATCCATCTTAAAAAAGGAAGACCAAGCCATTTATTGGTTAGAAGAAACAGATAAAGATACTACTTTTGTCATTCTCCCTCGCTTAGTGGAAGATGTATTAAAAAAAGAAGTATTCTCTCAAAACATTCCTTTTGTTTTTTCGTCTGCAACGATGTCCAGAGCAGGAGATTTTACGTACATCTCCAAAAGTTTGGGAATTGAGAATTACACTTCGTTTACAGTGGCATCACCGTTTGATTATGACCAACAAATGAAAATCAATGGTCATATCCAAAAAACTGAGGATGAAAAGTGGAAAAATATATATAGTGAACTTCAGAAGTGGGGCGGAAAGTCGCTTGTTTTATTTCCTTCTCTTGAGGAAATGGCGCGTTTTCGTTTATGGTCAGAAAAGGAAACGATGGAATTGAACGTATTGTATGAGGGAGATCAAGAAATCAGTGAAATTGTCAAAGAGTTTCAAGAAAATGAAGCGTCAATTCTTTGTTCGTACCATTTATGGGAAGGGTTAGATGTACCAGGTCAGTCATTATCCCAAGTAATTATTTCTTCATTGCCGTTTCCGCCTAAAGACCCAGTATTTGAAGCAAAACGGAACTATGCAAAGAATTCAATTGAAGAGGTGGATACCCCTTATATGCTCTTACGATTACGTCAAGGATTAGGTAGATTAATTCGGACATCAACGGATCATGGAATTGCCCATCTGTGGTTAACAGACCTAGAGAAAGAAATGTACATCGATGAAATTGAAAAAATTCTTCCAGTTCCTTTGTCCTGGAAATAA